One stretch of Cololabis saira isolate AMF1-May2022 chromosome 15, fColSai1.1, whole genome shotgun sequence DNA includes these proteins:
- the LOC133461109 gene encoding extracellular matrix protein 1-like, which translates to MTSAGRLVGFWIIAVMTVAHLGETKKYSYNEPNVPFPPARPTMRNLANICHQGQGRPRYPDSFFPNSGASHYRRRGDAINRLESWYSLCCSGQVAQQVGQILCCAQQAWKHALSRFCAEEFSTMTLAYECCEDKGEARWRCFDSRLPNPNYSATPGSIAPEMPAEPGFTFRQDTC; encoded by the exons ATGACTTCAGCAGGACGTCTTGTGGGGTTTTGGATAATTGCAGTAATGACTGTTGCACATCTGGGAG AAACCAAAAAATATTCTTACAATGAGCCAAACGTCCCGTTCCCACCTGCCCGTCCCACCATGAGGAACCTCGCTAACATTTGCCACCAAGGTCAGGGCCGTCCGAGGTATccggacagtttcttcccgaaCTCTGGTGCCAGTCACTACCGCCGCCGTGGAGATGCAATCAACCGTCTGGAGTCGTGGTacagtttgtgctgcagtggGCAAGTGGCACAGCAAGTGGGGCAGATTCTCTGCTGCGCCCAGCAAGCT tgGAAACACGCCTTGTCCCGTTTCTGTGCTGAAGAATTCTCCACCATGACTTTGGCGTATGAGTGTTGTGAGGACAAAGGAGAAGCGAGGTGGCGTTGCTTCGACAGCAGGCTGCCCAACCCAAACTACAGCGCAACACCCGGCAGCATTGCTCCTGAGATGCCTGCTGAGCCAGGGTTCACCTTCAGACAAGATACTTGCTAA